The nucleotide window TccatctcagggtcctgagttcaagccccacattgggtgtagagtttacattaaaaaacaaaacacacaggggcgcctgggtggctcagtcggttaagcggccgacttcggctcaggtcatgatctcgaggtccgtgagttcgagccccgcgtcgggctctgtgctgacagctcagagcctggagcctgtttcagattgtgtctccctctctctgaccctcctccgttcatgctctgtctctctctgtctcaaaaataagtaaacgttaaaaaattaaaaaaaaaaaataaaaaacaaaacacacatacacaagaaaAATGCCAGCTGTCGTTCTAATTATCGAGAATGAGTGATTGGGTCACAACTGCTGGTGGATGGGCTGATAgttttgttcactcattcattcattcattcattcactgaacagaTGTTTACTGAGGAGCTTAATATATGCTGAGCCTACAGCAGTGAAGGAAACTGACCACGAACACAAGGAATTTATCCAGTTAATCAGCATCTTCTGCAAAAGCAGCTTTGGGCAGACCTCACAAcctccctggacctcagtttctccctccctGTAATGCAGAACTCTGGCAGGCATAATAGAGGTGGCACCAGCCTTCTCCTCCAGAGAGGGAGCTCCCCATGGCTAGAAGTAATCAAGAAGAGACTGAGCATCCCTGAAGGCCCCTCTCTACCCTGAGACATTAAGGGTGTTTAGGACTTTATTATTCCATGACAGAGATGATAAACTTTAAGAGCACACACATGGAGCTTTAAGAAAGTTCTTACATTCAAGATAATAACAGTGTGGCCACAAGGTGGCACCACTACCCAGCCCAAtctagacaatttttttttttttttaaattatagttaagtACAGATCACAATATAACAAACATCttggggggtgcctggagggctcagtcagttaagcgtccgactctttatttcaactcaggtcatgatctcccagttcgggaattgagccccacatcaggctctgcactgacagcttggagcctacttgggattctctctccccaccccctacccccacacccctccccggTTCACGTGTGCAcgctctcttcctccctctctctctcaaaataaataaataaacattaaaaaaatcctcaaacaTTTGTGAATCTGTCACCCagaatgaacaaataataaagttgtcatgttttctttagacttataaatgaatgaatgaatgaatggatgaataaaggcctcctcctcctcctccacagcCCCATCTGTGGGCAAGCCTGGGACTCTGAGCACCAAATAGTGACTTGAGGGTGGATGGGGTGCTGCAGGGTCTTGAGGTTTTTCTGTCTTGGGCGTTGGACGGTCCTGAGTTTCAGTTCCACTAGACTTGCTGACCTTGGGTGAGTCCCAGCTTAACACCCACATATCAGCATTATGTAGGGGTAGGAATAATGGAGTAAAGCCTCTGGAACATGGCGCGAATCGTGTACATGGGAGGTACTCCTTTTCAGTTTCTGTGGAGGGAAAAAGACCCCTCCCCCCTCAGATTCCCTCAGGTTGCTTGCTCtccgtgttttctttttttccccatagcaGTGATCCCTTTACGGCgactttaaaagtttattatgcttattgtttactgtctgtctccttcgactagaatgtaaactccgtGAAGCTGGATGTCGGTTGTGGTTACTCTCGTGTCCTGATTGGTCAGAATAGTGCCTAacacctagtaggtgctcaataaatgtttgttgaatgaatgagtggaagCCCCAGTATTGATCTGTGAAGTTTCTGGTAGAGATTCTTCTTAGCTAGgggaagagacacacagaggggtCACCTTCCGGGGGTGTTACACCCAACCTCTCTACCTGTGGTGTCTCCACCGCATCTGGCCTAAGGATTCCCGAATCGGAGACTTCACCCTCAGTGAGGCTGTCGGGAATGTAGGTTTCTGCTCAAAGGAACCCAAGGAGGAGGTAACCTGCTGTTTAAAGGTTTGAAGGACTACATATACTATTCTATAcgcacatatgtgcacatatgtgtgtgtgtacacactggAGGGCAAGCGAGCTCCCCAGTAGCTCCCAACGGGCTCCCCCTGCTAGCGCGACGACCCCCGCTGCGGGTGGGCAGCCCCCCGTTGGGGAGCAGTCCTAGGTAGCCGCGGCCACAGCCTCTCCTTTGAGTTCCTCCTGCGCCGCCGCCGCGAGAGGGTCGGAGAGGGGTGTGCGGGGTGGAGGAGGCCGAGGCTGGGGCGGCGACCTGGGGGTGCGGAGGGCCCCgcgcgcggcggggcgggggctcgGCTGTCCCCGCCCaccgcggggcggggcggggcggggcgcaggCTCCGCGGCGCGGGGGACCGCGCGCTCCTGGAAGCGCCACCGGCTCCTTCGCGCGCGCCTGCCCCTCGCGGCGCCTCCCGGGCTCCCTGGGCGCCTGCCCGGCCCGCGGCCgcctcttcctcccccagccccgcggCGCCTGCCGCAGTCGCCGGGAGCGGAGCAGCGCCGAGCGCCCAGGTACCGAGCGCGGGCGGGAGCGGGGCCGGGGACCCGGCGGCGGCGCGGCCGCCGCTGCTCCTGTCCCCGCGGGTCGGCCCGGTGTCCTCCCGCACGCCGCAGGGGGCCGTGGCCGCCCAAGCCCGGGCTGCCTCTGCGCCGGCTCGGAGACCTGCCTTCCCCACCGGGGGCTTGGCCGGGGCTCGCGtgcggcccccccccccgccccccatccgcCGCCACCCGAGTCACCGCGGTACGCCCACCTGCCACGGAGGGGGTGCCCCGGGTTGAGCGCGTCCCCCGCTCCCGGCTCCCCGGGTCCCCGCCCCAGGCAGGCGTCCGCGCCCGGATCTTCCCGCCCGCCCCCTCTAGGGGGCTCTGCTCCCACCCGTCCAACCGTCCAGTCACTTGGCGCCTCGTCCTCCCGACTTCCCGCCCGCTCTCCACTTGGCGCCTCATCGTGTGCCCCCTCCCGAACTCCCCACCAGTTTGCTCCGTAGCCCCACCTCACACCATAtaacccctccccaccttcctgggCCGTTGCCCCTTCACCCGGTGCGCCTGTCCCTGTCTTCCCGCCTGCTCCCTGGTGGCGGTCTGTTCTCACCGACGACGCCCATCCAGTCTCCGCTCCTCCAGGTCCCTTGCCGAGTCCTCCCGCCCACCGTACCTCGTCCTCCGGACCCCTCTCGGGCCTGACGTCCTCGCTCTCCACCCCCTCGCCCCCATGGTCCCAGAGCCCGGCCCCGCCAACAACAGCACCCCGGACTGGGGGTCGCGGCCGCCTTCGGACCCCGCAGGCAGCGGCTGGGTGGCGGCCGCGCTGTGTGTCGTCATCGCGCTGACGGCGGCGGCCAACTCGTTGCTCATCGCGCTCATCTGCACGCAGCCCGCGCTGCGCAACACGTCCAACTTCTTCCTGGTGTCGCTCTTCACCTCGGACCTGATGGTGGGGCTGGTGGTGATGCCGCCGGCCATGCTGAACGCGCTGTACGGGCGCTGGGTGCTGGCACGCGGCCTCTGCCTGCTCTGGGCCGCCTTCGACGTGATGTGCTGCAGCGCCTCTATCCTCAACCTCTGCCTCATCAGCCTGGACCGCTACCTGCTCATCCTCTCGCCGCTGAGCTACAAGCTGCGCATGACGCCCCCGCGCGCCCTGGCGCTGGTCctgggcgcctggagcctggCCGCGCTCGCTTCGTTCCTGCCCCTGCTGCTGGGCTGGCACCAGCTGGGCCGCGCGCGGGCCCCTGCCCCGGGCCAGTGCCGCCTGCTGGCCAGCCTGCCCTTCGTCCTCGTGGCCTCGGGCCTCACCTTCTTCCTGCCCTCGGGCGCCATCTGCTTCACCTACTGCAGGATCTTGCTGGCCGCCCGCAAGCAGGCGGTGCAGGTGGCCTCCCTCACCACCGGCATGGCCGGCCAGGCCTTGGCGACGCTGCAGGTACCCGGGGTGTGCGGGGAGAGCTGGGCTTGGGGGGATGGAGGGGAATGAGCAGCCACTGGGTACCTACCGGGCAGCGTGCACTTAATATGTGCACTTGGTGGTGACCTCCGAGTGGCCATTTCCAGCTCCCACCCCTCTTCTGTGCTCTAGACTCAATGCTGTCTCTAGGACAGCTCCATCAGCATGTGGGGCAGGCTTCTCGAAGGTTCCATGTGCAAAAAGGGAATTCAGGGggtcccagccctccctccctacTCCTGTCCCGTCTTTCCCATCATGGCAAATGGCAACATCGTGGCATCACCCGACAGAAAGTTAGGaataatttttcttcctcatgCCCATGGGATTCATTCGCAAGGCCTGTTGGTGCTGCCCTCCTAAAGCTGTGCCACCTGTAATGCCACCCTCCCCATCTAGGCCACCAGCGCTTCTTACCTGGAGGCCTTTTCTGGTCTCCCACTGGCTTCCCCTGCCTCCACTCCAGGCCCACTCCTGTCTCTTCCCTGCACAGGAGCCACAACAATTTACAGAACGAAAGTGATcccatcattccttttttttttattgtttatttatttattttgagagagatagagagagagagagagagcgtgcgcacacacactaGGGGacgaggcagagagagtggagaaagagaggaaagagagagagaatccgaggcaggctccgctccgttggcacagagcctgacgcggggtttcGATCCTAcgaaccatgaggttatgacctgagccgaaaccaagaatcagaggcttaaccgactgagccactcaggcgccccatcactCTTAAGAGAAAAGAGGACACCCATGTCAAGATCTGGCCTCGGAATCTGGTGCTGACAACCTCTCTCGCTTCACCTCCtccccttgccctctctctgcaccaGCACGTTGGCCTTCCCATGCTCCTGGAAGGCACCAGATGGACTTCTGTGTCCAGGACTTTGCACTGCTCTTCCCCCTGCCTGGAACGCTCTTCCCCTGGGGCTGCCCTACCCGACTGCTTTTCAGCTCACAGGTCACCTCTTCCCGGAGTCCGTGCCTGCCCACCCTGTCTTCAGACCCGTCTGTGCTCCCTCACTCTGTTATTCTCTATCCTGACCACAGGTTTATCTGTTGACTTGTTCATTGTCAATCTCCTCTACTACAATGTAAGCTCCGTGAGGGCTGGGAACATCTGGGTAGGTTTTGATCCCCActgtacatagtaggtgcttactAATTACTCGTGAGTGGTAAGGGCCTGCAGTGCCTGGAGTAGACTGGCCGCTCTTGTCACTCAGGCCAGTTGGCACTGGAGTCTCAGTGCCTATTGTCCTAAACCCCTGACGAATGGGGGTTTAGGTTGACTAGGCCTGAACCCCAGAGAATGAGGTCACAGGCTCTGAGGAAAGTCCTGACTGGGccctccaatctttttttttttttaatttattttgagggtagaggggagcggggcagagagagagagagagggagagagagagaatgccaagcaggctctgcattgtcagtgcagagcccgatgtggggctcgaactcaccgactgtgagatcgtgacctgagctgaaccgactgagccacccaggcaccccatcagctCTCCAATCTTGATCTATCTCCAGGTGCAGGAGGCTCCTGCAGGATCGAGGGGCAGTGCCTGGAGGTTTGGGTGGTTGGGGGCTGAAAGGCATTTCCACAGAACAGCTTGCCTGTCCCACGCCAGCAGTGTGGCTGGCCCATAAACCGGGGGAACAGGCCTTGGGTGGACAGGAGGTCCTGGCAAAGCAGTCCTACTCCCTCCCTCTATCTGTGCTTGGAGAACATTCTTGAATCTCAGGTGGCTGTGACCCTGACTTGGTTCTCCAGTGGTAGGACGGCTGCCTTGGGC belongs to Panthera tigris isolate Pti1 chromosome C1, P.tigris_Pti1_mat1.1, whole genome shotgun sequence and includes:
- the HTR6 gene encoding 5-hydroxytryptamine receptor 6 is translated as MVPEPGPANNSTPDWGSRPPSDPAGSGWVAAALCVVIALTAAANSLLIALICTQPALRNTSNFFLVSLFTSDLMVGLVVMPPAMLNALYGRWVLARGLCLLWAAFDVMCCSASILNLCLISLDRYLLILSPLSYKLRMTPPRALALVLGAWSLAALASFLPLLLGWHQLGRARAPAPGQCRLLASLPFVLVASGLTFFLPSGAICFTYCRILLAARKQAVQVASLTTGMAGQALATLQVPRTPRPGMELADGRRLTTKHSRKALKASLTLGILLGMFFVTWLPFFVANIAQAVCDCVSPGLFDALTWLGYCNSTMNPIIYPLFMRDFKRALSRFLPCPRCPRERRASLASPSMRTSHSGPRPGLSLQHVLPLSLPPDSNSDSGSGSGGSSGLQHTAQPLLRREVPRDPPPSARVAAVVNFFDIDPVEPQLQLHPLGAPTN